In a single window of the Sulfurimonas sp. hsl 1-7 genome:
- the hypD gene encoding hydrogenase formation protein HypD, whose protein sequence is MGELQLKDLYTGFRDPEVIQGYAKLIEEEAKKLSSPINIMEVCGGHTHTIMKYGLQQLLPENINFLHGPGCPVCIMPKERIDHAYILAMQEDVILVTLGDMIKVPGSKGSLQDARAQGADVRFVYSPLDTLKIAKENPEKKIIFFAIGFETTTPMSAALLDVVVKQNISNILFHINHVTVPEAMELLLADDECKIDAFLGPSHVSVISGSQIYDKFPSEYKKPVVVGGFEPVDVMESISMIVRQFAQKRCELEVQYKRAVNTEGNLKAQTLNENYFEKAPHFRFRGLGDIPNGGLKLRDEYSAYNAEVLYEELLKSELIDDHKLCICGDILKGKATPPQCSIFGTACKPSTPMGSCMVSSEGACAAYYKYGNLL, encoded by the coding sequence ATGGGTGAACTACAGCTCAAAGACCTCTATACCGGTTTTAGAGACCCGGAAGTGATTCAAGGGTATGCAAAGCTGATCGAAGAAGAGGCGAAAAAGCTCTCTTCTCCCATAAACATTATGGAGGTGTGCGGCGGTCATACACATACGATCATGAAGTATGGTTTGCAACAACTACTGCCTGAGAATATCAACTTTCTACACGGGCCGGGATGCCCTGTTTGTATCATGCCAAAAGAGCGGATAGACCATGCCTACATCTTAGCGATGCAAGAGGATGTGATCCTTGTAACCTTGGGTGATATGATAAAAGTCCCGGGTTCTAAGGGTTCTTTGCAAGATGCACGCGCACAAGGTGCTGATGTGCGTTTTGTATATTCGCCGCTCGATACCCTGAAAATTGCCAAAGAGAATCCCGAGAAAAAAATAATCTTCTTTGCGATCGGTTTTGAGACTACGACACCGATGAGCGCGGCACTTTTAGATGTTGTCGTGAAACAAAATATCTCAAATATCTTGTTTCATATAAACCATGTAACGGTTCCCGAAGCGATGGAGCTGCTTTTAGCTGATGATGAGTGTAAGATCGACGCATTTTTAGGACCGAGTCATGTGAGTGTCATCAGCGGAAGTCAGATCTATGATAAGTTCCCAAGTGAGTATAAAAAGCCCGTAGTTGTTGGAGGGTTTGAGCCTGTTGATGTAATGGAATCGATCTCTATGATTGTACGACAGTTTGCCCAGAAAAGATGTGAGCTTGAAGTGCAGTACAAACGTGCCGTAAATACAGAGGGGAACTTAAAAGCACAAACCTTAAATGAGAACTATTTTGAAAAAGCGCCACATTTTAGATTTAGAGGTTTGGGAGATATTCCAAACGGCGGACTCAAACTTCGGGATGAGTATAGTGCTTATAACGCAGAGGTACTCTACGAAGAACTTCTAAAAAGCGAGCTGATTGACGATCATAAACTTTGCATTTGCGGAGATATACTTAAAGGTAAGGCTACTCCGCCGCAGTGTTCTATCTTTGGAACTGCATGCAAACCGAGTACACCTATGGGAAGCTGTATGGTAAGTAGCGAGGGTGCTTGTGCAGCCTATTATAAATACGGGAATCTTTTATGA
- the hypA gene encoding hydrogenase maturation nickel metallochaperone HypA codes for MHEYSVVQALLDQVEDLAKENKASKVTKIVTKIGVMSGIEIHLFETAFNSFKEKTICEEAEFIIQIQPVVVRCHECGEENSLEKNHYCCPECESINVEVIDGEEMYLMSLTME; via the coding sequence TTGCATGAATATAGCGTAGTACAGGCATTGTTGGATCAAGTTGAAGATCTTGCAAAAGAGAATAAGGCCTCAAAAGTAACAAAAATAGTTACAAAAATAGGGGTGATGAGCGGTATTGAAATCCATCTGTTTGAAACTGCATTTAATAGTTTTAAAGAGAAAACTATATGCGAAGAGGCTGAATTTATCATACAGATACAACCTGTTGTAGTGCGGTGTCATGAATGCGGTGAAGAAAACAGCTTAGAAAAAAATCATTATTGTTGCCCTGAGTGCGAATCTATAAATGTAGAAGTGATAGACGGTGAAGAGATGTATTTGATGAGTTTAACAATGGAATAA
- a CDS encoding nickel-dependent hydrogenase large subunit, translating into MSLKKIVIDPITRIEGHLRVEVEVDENNVVQDAWASGQLFRGIETILQGRDPRDAGLMAGRICGVCTNSHFRGAITCVEDAYSLKIPKNAEIIRDLMAMALFIQDHVVHFYHLHSLDYVDVTSALNADPKMTSKEAHKYHENPFRNSHSHYEETLKKLDTFVKSGKLGPFANGYWGHKTYKLSPEQNLLLISHYLEALKFQTKVSKAVAIFGAKTPHPQTLVVGGVTSVADMLNPQRVNDYLFIMKEAQEFIQRAYLPDAKLLAMVYRDEIKAGIGRANGNYMSSGGYSFEGERKLFSDGVIYKHDFENVQDFDPEKITEEVDRSWYDGSTPEQEVKYTDLNSDGSLKTAKNDDKYSWIKAPRYDKQPMETGPLARLLISYSKKNPLITSFVDEFLKETNLELIDICTSVGRNAARAIESIYVCEYIFKIASELLQNIKYYDTDTWTKYSFEALETQTQGRAFLEVPRGMLSHFINIKDAKIQNYSVIAPTTWNATPKNFDGLRGAYEEGLIGLKIEDREKPLEVLRVIHSFDPCLACAVHVIDAKGKELAKYKTTNVAF; encoded by the coding sequence ATGAGTCTTAAAAAAATTGTTATCGATCCAATCACGAGAATAGAGGGACATCTGCGTGTAGAGGTTGAGGTGGATGAGAACAATGTCGTTCAAGATGCCTGGGCAAGCGGACAGCTGTTTCGAGGAATAGAGACTATACTACAAGGTCGCGATCCAAGAGATGCGGGATTGATGGCGGGGCGTATTTGCGGCGTGTGTACAAACTCCCATTTTCGTGGAGCTATAACGTGTGTTGAAGATGCATACTCTCTTAAGATTCCTAAAAATGCCGAGATCATTCGTGATCTTATGGCTATGGCACTGTTTATTCAGGATCATGTGGTTCATTTTTATCATCTGCACTCTTTAGACTATGTGGATGTAACCAGTGCCCTAAATGCTGATCCGAAAATGACATCCAAAGAGGCACACAAGTACCATGAAAACCCTTTTAGAAACTCCCATTCTCACTATGAAGAGACATTGAAAAAACTGGATACTTTTGTAAAAAGTGGAAAGCTCGGCCCATTTGCCAACGGCTACTGGGGGCATAAAACATATAAACTCTCTCCTGAGCAAAACCTGCTGCTTATTTCTCACTATCTCGAAGCGCTCAAGTTTCAAACAAAGGTGAGTAAAGCGGTAGCGATTTTCGGTGCAAAAACTCCCCATCCCCAAACTCTGGTAGTTGGCGGAGTGACAAGTGTAGCAGATATGTTGAATCCTCAAAGGGTAAATGACTATCTTTTCATTATGAAAGAGGCACAGGAGTTTATCCAGCGGGCATACCTTCCGGATGCAAAACTCTTGGCGATGGTGTATCGTGATGAGATAAAAGCGGGCATCGGAAGAGCTAATGGGAACTACATGTCATCGGGCGGTTACAGCTTTGAAGGGGAGAGAAAACTCTTTAGCGACGGTGTAATCTACAAGCACGATTTTGAGAATGTGCAAGATTTTGATCCTGAAAAAATTACCGAAGAGGTTGATCGATCTTGGTATGACGGTAGTACGCCCGAGCAGGAAGTAAAATATACCGATCTAAACAGTGACGGCTCTTTAAAAACAGCAAAAAATGATGACAAGTACTCATGGATCAAAGCCCCGCGTTACGATAAACAGCCGATGGAGACGGGACCGCTCGCACGACTGCTCATAAGCTATTCTAAAAAGAATCCTCTCATCACTTCATTTGTAGATGAGTTCTTAAAAGAGACCAATTTGGAACTCATCGATATTTGTACATCTGTAGGGAGAAATGCAGCCCGCGCAATAGAGAGCATTTATGTATGTGAGTATATTTTCAAGATTGCTTCAGAGTTGCTGCAAAATATAAAATACTACGATACCGATACATGGACAAAGTACAGTTTTGAAGCTTTAGAGACACAAACGCAGGGAAGGGCATTTTTGGAAGTGCCAAGAGGGATGCTTTCTCACTTTATCAACATAAAAGATGCAAAGATACAAAACTATTCGGTAATAGCTCCGACAACTTGGAATGCCACACCGAAAAACTTTGACGGACTCAGAGGTGCATACGAAGAGGGCTTAATTGGTTTAAAGATAGAAGATAGAGAAAAGCCGTTAGAAGTATTGCGGGTTATCCACTCTTTTGATCCATGTTTGGCATGTGCGGTGCATGTTATAGATGCAAAAGGGAAAGAACTTGCAAAGTATAAAACTACTAATGTAGCTTTTTAA
- a CDS encoding CoA-binding protein produces the protein MECEFPTVNSNMDEVKEIFDSVKTIAVLGLSPNPEKDSYRVAAYMQAQGYKIVPVYPKEDEILGETVYRSLKEIPFKVDMVNIFRKPDALDPIADACIERGDIDVFWAQKGIVNNAAAEKAKNAGIKVVQNQCAMVDHRNLCS, from the coding sequence ATGGAGTGCGAATTTCCGACAGTAAATTCTAATATGGATGAAGTTAAAGAGATTTTTGATAGTGTAAAAACTATTGCAGTTTTAGGTTTGTCTCCAAATCCTGAAAAAGATTCTTACAGAGTAGCGGCATATATGCAAGCACAAGGGTACAAAATAGTACCTGTGTATCCAAAAGAGGATGAGATCCTTGGTGAGACGGTATATAGAAGTTTAAAAGAGATCCCTTTTAAAGTTGATATGGTAAACATTTTTAGAAAACCTGATGCGTTAGACCCGATTGCAGATGCATGTATCGAGCGTGGTGATATCGATGTGTTTTGGGCACAAAAAGGTATAGTAAACAATGCAGCGGCTGAAAAAGCGAAAAATGCCGGTATCAAAGTTGTACAAAATCAATGTGCAATGGTTGATCATAGAAATCTTTGCAGCTAG
- a CDS encoding WD40 repeat domain-containing protein, translated as MKVIKSKSVVKPIVLLKLYKEGNTLLVIDNETTIRFFNNDSLSLMDGFKAGIEHKDYRTNVVDFSQDQYYLASLSADAKESRLYNAKTKKLVAKVDRHHGEASCVAIDPLNRFMLSGGDDGKIFAIDVKSGKLMFTLPSHIDTINDIAFSKNANWVATASYDRKISVYNLVTMTPKERLRAHAAPVMKVKFFNKNKLVSIDKDSKAIIWNIHTSKVITRLQGIHDDVREMVISDDERFLFLGTHLGYVLVYDLNTYEAISTRFIKMTSPITAMEFDGEKNELIIGTEDGFLIYYDIFEGLEQVKILLKNKQFEAIQEEIEKNPILRYTSIYELVSNLWEKTLEKAKIALENGDRSRAQLLLNQFKDIPSKNKIIQKLFLDYAQYPKFVDNARNNKLALAYSLANSFPVYKDTKIYRALETKWKTSFAKAQKMMLNPKTLQSAKDMLMPYRGISEKTKFIQELFTKSAIYLRFRESISKKDFKMAMQLIKQNPFLTELPEYTTLMSFSDNLYMKAHDALAQDDLHTAGKLLSVLKDFDDFKEESIEILKDIEVKQKFYLAIKSNNMAEAYDAMAQLEDIQETPEGKWLQDQWNEDVSIANTYAVTGDVIGVKKVLEKYLNINSKHMSLATIFSWCYISQLENSVNNRVVQSSIEKGVKNYLSLFGETDQINNFFETFKEYYPETKLNLELLPKGSQSRWRPSMIMRSILE; from the coding sequence ATGAAAGTTATCAAAAGTAAAAGTGTTGTCAAACCTATTGTGTTATTAAAACTGTATAAAGAAGGCAACACACTTTTAGTAATAGATAATGAAACTACCATCAGATTTTTTAATAACGATTCACTCTCTCTTATGGATGGATTTAAAGCGGGTATTGAGCATAAAGATTATAGGACAAATGTTGTTGACTTTAGTCAGGACCAGTACTATCTTGCATCTCTGTCTGCCGATGCCAAGGAGTCCAGACTTTACAATGCAAAAACAAAGAAACTTGTAGCTAAAGTTGACAGACATCACGGTGAGGCATCATGTGTAGCAATTGATCCTTTAAACAGATTTATGCTCTCAGGCGGAGATGACGGAAAAATCTTTGCCATCGATGTAAAAAGCGGCAAGCTAATGTTTACGCTTCCTTCCCATATAGATACTATTAACGATATTGCATTTTCAAAAAATGCCAATTGGGTAGCAACGGCTAGTTATGACAGAAAAATATCTGTTTATAACCTTGTTACAATGACTCCAAAAGAACGACTTAGAGCTCATGCTGCTCCGGTAATGAAGGTCAAGTTCTTTAATAAAAACAAGCTTGTTAGTATAGATAAAGATTCAAAAGCTATTATATGGAATATCCACACATCAAAAGTGATTACAAGATTGCAAGGTATCCATGACGATGTGCGTGAGATGGTTATCAGTGATGATGAAAGGTTCCTATTTTTAGGGACACATTTAGGGTATGTACTTGTGTATGATCTCAACACTTACGAGGCTATCTCTACTAGGTTTATTAAAATGACATCACCTATTACGGCGATGGAGTTTGACGGAGAAAAAAATGAGCTTATCATTGGTACGGAAGATGGTTTTTTAATCTATTATGATATTTTTGAGGGACTTGAACAAGTTAAAATACTCTTGAAAAACAAGCAGTTTGAAGCGATTCAAGAGGAGATAGAAAAAAACCCGATTTTGAGATACACAAGTATCTACGAATTAGTGTCAAACCTATGGGAAAAAACATTAGAAAAAGCAAAAATCGCACTTGAAAACGGAGATAGAAGCAGGGCACAACTGTTATTGAATCAGTTTAAAGATATCCCTTCAAAAAATAAGATAATCCAAAAGCTTTTTCTAGATTATGCACAGTATCCAAAGTTTGTAGATAATGCGAGAAACAATAAGTTAGCTCTTGCATACTCTTTGGCTAACTCTTTTCCTGTATATAAAGATACAAAAATCTATAGAGCTCTTGAGACAAAATGGAAAACTTCATTTGCAAAAGCACAAAAGATGATGCTCAATCCAAAAACTTTACAGAGTGCAAAAGATATGTTGATGCCGTATCGTGGGATTAGTGAAAAGACAAAGTTTATCCAGGAACTTTTTACAAAATCAGCTATCTATTTAAGATTTAGAGAGTCTATCTCTAAAAAAGATTTTAAAATGGCAATGCAGCTGATTAAACAGAATCCTTTTTTAACAGAGTTGCCTGAATATACGACACTGATGAGTTTTTCGGACAACCTTTATATGAAGGCGCATGATGCACTGGCACAAGATGACTTGCATACTGCTGGAAAACTTTTGAGTGTTTTAAAAGATTTTGATGACTTTAAAGAGGAATCGATAGAGATACTTAAAGATATTGAAGTAAAACAAAAATTTTATTTAGCTATAAAATCTAATAACATGGCAGAGGCTTACGATGCAATGGCTCAGCTTGAAGATATTCAAGAAACTCCTGAAGGAAAATGGCTTCAAGATCAATGGAATGAAGATGTAAGTATAGCTAATACCTATGCAGTTACAGGAGACGTAATAGGTGTTAAAAAGGTGCTTGAAAAGTATCTGAACATCAACTCTAAACATATGTCGCTAGCGACGATTTTTTCTTGGTGTTACATCTCTCAGCTAGAAAATTCCGTTAATAATAGAGTTGTGCAAAGCAGCATTGAAAAAGGTGTCAAAAACTACCTTTCTTTATTTGGTGAAACAGACCAGATAAATAACTTTTTCGAGACTTTTAAAGAGTATTATCCGGAAACAAAACTCAACCTTGAACTACTTCCAAAAGGTTCTCAATCACGTTGGAGACCTTCTATGATAATGAGATCTATTTTAGAGTAA
- the hypB gene encoding hydrogenase nickel incorporation protein HypB, whose translation MCADCGCSITGTTLGDGHEHHHHHHEHTHDHSHEHQAAHETLHHNPQLNDAKTISVITKILDKNNHEAAHNRSHFDNHNVLSINLMSSPGSGKTALLEAMADLAEFKFGVIEGDLETSRDADRIKAKGIPAYQIQTGSACHLDAFMVHKGLHAMPLDEIDLCFVENVGNLVCPASYDVGTHLNIVLVSVPEGSDKIEKYPVMFRQADLILITKMDLIEHFDYDLEHEKKEARKIKPGVDILEVSVKEPASIQRVIEWIEFKRKMRA comes from the coding sequence ATGTGTGCAGATTGCGGATGTAGTATAACAGGAACAACTTTAGGAGATGGGCACGAGCATCATCACCATCATCATGAACATACTCATGATCACTCACACGAGCATCAGGCTGCGCATGAAACACTGCACCATAACCCGCAGTTAAACGATGCGAAAACTATAAGTGTCATTACAAAGATTTTAGATAAAAACAACCATGAAGCAGCGCATAACCGCAGCCACTTTGATAACCACAATGTACTGAGTATTAACCTTATGAGCTCACCGGGAAGCGGAAAAACTGCACTGCTTGAAGCTATGGCAGATTTGGCAGAGTTTAAATTTGGTGTTATCGAGGGGGATTTGGAGACTTCGCGTGATGCTGATAGAATTAAAGCAAAAGGAATCCCTGCCTATCAGATACAAACAGGCTCAGCGTGCCATTTGGATGCCTTTATGGTTCACAAGGGATTGCATGCGATGCCGCTTGATGAGATTGATCTGTGTTTTGTAGAAAATGTGGGCAATCTTGTGTGTCCCGCTTCGTATGATGTCGGAACCCATTTAAACATTGTTCTGGTTTCAGTTCCCGAGGGAAGTGACAAGATAGAAAAATACCCCGTAATGTTTCGACAGGCTGATCTGATCTTAATAACGAAGATGGACTTAATAGAGCACTTTGATTATGACCTCGAACATGAAAAAAAAGAGGCACGAAAAATCAAACCGGGTGTTGACATCTTAGAGGTAAGCGTAAAAGAGCCTGCCTCGATCCAAAGAGTTATAGAGTGGATCGAATTTAAACGCAAGATGAGAGCTTAG
- the ilvA gene encoding threonine ammonia-lyase, giving the protein MVNLETIKQAQKRIEGVVVKTPLASAPYLSELTNANIFLKKENLQITGAFKIRGAYNKIASLSDNERAKGVIAASAGNHAQGVALSASRFGIKAVIVMPESTPLTKVNGVKHYGAEVVLHGSNYDEAYGYAKEYAQKNDLTFVHPFEDEAVIAGQGTVGLEILDMCDKLDAVIVPIGGGGLIAGIATAVKALSPETKVIGVSASGAPAFKNSYELKTAVDTTKVRTIADGIAVRDTSKITLDYALQYVDEVLSVDDEEIASAILYLLEKQKLVVEGAGAVGVAALLHDKVKDIKDKNVAVVLSGGNMDVTLLSVIIEKGLIKSHRKMNLTVTLIDKPGSLMRFTEILRDLNANIVHIAYDRTSVSLDYGDANVTVHVETKGKEHQDEIYAALKSEGYIR; this is encoded by the coding sequence TTGGTAAATTTAGAAACTATAAAACAAGCTCAGAAGCGTATAGAGGGAGTTGTAGTAAAGACACCTCTGGCTTCTGCTCCATATTTAAGTGAACTTACAAACGCAAATATCTTTCTAAAAAAAGAAAATCTTCAAATTACGGGTGCTTTTAAAATTCGCGGCGCTTACAATAAGATAGCTTCTCTTTCTGACAATGAACGTGCAAAAGGTGTTATCGCTGCTAGTGCAGGAAATCATGCGCAGGGTGTAGCACTTTCAGCTAGTCGTTTTGGGATTAAAGCGGTAATCGTTATGCCTGAATCAACACCGCTGACAAAAGTAAACGGTGTGAAACACTACGGTGCCGAAGTTGTACTTCACGGTAGTAACTATGATGAAGCGTACGGGTATGCAAAAGAGTATGCGCAAAAGAATGATCTTACGTTTGTACACCCTTTTGAAGATGAAGCAGTTATCGCAGGGCAGGGAACAGTCGGTTTAGAGATCCTAGATATGTGTGACAAGTTAGATGCAGTGATCGTACCTATTGGTGGCGGTGGACTTATTGCAGGTATTGCAACTGCTGTTAAAGCGCTTTCTCCTGAGACGAAAGTTATAGGTGTCAGTGCAAGCGGTGCACCTGCATTTAAAAACTCGTATGAGTTGAAAACTGCCGTAGATACTACAAAAGTTCGTACAATTGCCGATGGTATAGCTGTTCGTGATACATCAAAGATCACACTTGATTATGCCCTGCAATATGTAGATGAAGTACTCAGTGTTGATGATGAAGAGATTGCAAGTGCAATTTTATACCTTTTAGAGAAACAAAAACTTGTTGTTGAAGGGGCTGGAGCAGTCGGTGTTGCAGCACTTTTACACGATAAAGTAAAAGATATAAAAGATAAAAATGTAGCAGTGGTTCTAAGCGGCGGTAACATGGATGTTACACTGCTTTCTGTGATCATTGAAAAAGGTCTTATAAAGTCACATCGTAAGATGAATCTTACGGTAACGCTGATTGATAAACCGGGTTCATTGATGCGTTTTACTGAGATACTAAGAGATCTCAATGCAAACATTGTTCATATTGCATATGACAGAACGTCGGTATCACTCGATTACGGTGATGCGAATGTAACTGTACATGTAGAAACAAAAGGTAAAGAGCATCAAGATGAGATCTATGCAGCTTTAAAATCAGAAGGGTATATCAGGTAG
- the hypE gene encoding hydrogenase expression/formation protein HypE, which yields MNKQITLAMGNGGEENNELISKVFYKAFANEILEKSEDAAVIHNGELAFSTDSFTVSPIFFPGGDIGKLAICGTCNDLAMMGAKPKYLTCSVIIEEGFSLEELEKIVDSMKKELAINNAVIVSGDTKVVPKGSVDKIFINTTGIGEIEQKGVSANKISEDDVILLSRDIGCHGATIFAAREGIELSSNLQSDCASLYVQVEALIKEGINITAMRDATRGGVSAVLNEWAKQSNICIEVQEEKIPVSQEVYGLCEMLGFEAMNLANEGTFILAIPKADAAKAINVLRRFENSANSVEIAQITQEYPAKVILKSGHGTKRFLEMPTGELLPRIC from the coding sequence ATGAACAAACAAATTACTTTAGCTATGGGAAACGGCGGTGAAGAGAATAACGAGCTGATCTCGAAAGTGTTTTACAAAGCCTTTGCCAATGAGATCTTAGAAAAAAGTGAAGATGCAGCGGTGATCCATAACGGGGAGTTAGCGTTTTCAACAGACAGTTTTACGGTTTCTCCGATCTTTTTCCCCGGTGGAGATATAGGGAAACTGGCAATTTGCGGAACTTGTAACGATCTGGCAATGATGGGTGCAAAACCGAAATACCTTACCTGTTCGGTGATCATAGAGGAGGGTTTTTCTCTTGAAGAGCTTGAGAAGATTGTAGATTCTATGAAAAAAGAGTTGGCAATAAACAATGCCGTAATTGTAAGCGGCGATACCAAAGTGGTTCCCAAAGGGAGTGTCGATAAAATCTTTATAAACACGACGGGGATCGGTGAGATCGAGCAAAAAGGGGTGAGTGCAAATAAAATATCTGAAGATGACGTCATTTTACTCTCTCGCGATATAGGGTGTCACGGTGCGACAATTTTTGCAGCACGTGAGGGGATAGAACTCTCAAGTAATCTGCAAAGCGATTGTGCATCTCTTTATGTTCAAGTTGAAGCGCTTATAAAAGAGGGAATAAACATAACTGCGATGCGTGATGCAACGCGCGGAGGTGTAAGTGCCGTGCTAAATGAGTGGGCAAAACAGTCAAATATTTGTATAGAGGTGCAAGAGGAGAAGATCCCTGTATCGCAAGAGGTGTACGGTCTTTGTGAAATGCTCGGTTTTGAGGCTATGAATCTGGCAAATGAGGGGACTTTCATCTTAGCGATACCAAAAGCTGATGCAGCTAAAGCGATCAATGTTCTTCGAAGATTTGAAAACTCTGCAAACTCTGTTGAGATAGCACAGATAACACAGGAGTATCCCGCTAAAGTGATACTCAAAAGTGGACACGGTACAAAAAGATTTCTTGAGATGCCCACAGGTGAGTTGCTGCCTAGGATATGTTAG
- a CDS encoding HyaD/HybD family hydrogenase maturation endopeptidase, producing the protein MKELVVLGVGNILQHDDAIAVYASQYISDNYTFSPDIDIINGGVEGINLLNFFMEYKYILILDAIDIEDEAGAIYHIPSEELTGFGVNSGSAHDIGVLQCFELLELMGKKAPKSSVLGIVPHKIDTHIGLSETLHEKFEIYIQTLLNILSDLNITATKNDAEVFLDDVIEKFNNPRGLY; encoded by the coding sequence GTGAAAGAGTTAGTAGTTTTAGGTGTCGGAAATATCTTACAGCATGATGACGCTATAGCAGTATATGCCTCACAGTATATAAGCGACAACTACACTTTTTCACCCGACATAGATATTATAAACGGCGGAGTTGAGGGGATAAACCTTCTCAACTTTTTTATGGAGTACAAATACATCCTCATTCTTGATGCTATAGATATAGAAGATGAAGCGGGAGCTATTTACCATATCCCCTCAGAGGAGCTTACAGGTTTTGGAGTGAATTCCGGAAGTGCGCACGACATTGGAGTACTTCAATGCTTTGAGCTTTTGGAACTGATGGGGAAAAAGGCACCAAAGTCTAGTGTTCTTGGGATCGTACCACATAAAATAGATACCCATATAGGTCTAAGCGAAACACTCCACGAAAAATTTGAGATCTACATACAAACACTTCTAAACATTCTTAGCGATCTCAATATAACGGCTACAAAAAATGATGCTGAAGTATTTCTTGATGATGTGATCGAGAAGTTTAATAACCCTAGAGGGCTGTATTAG
- a CDS encoding HypC/HybG/HupF family hydrogenase formation chaperone: MCLSIPSKVVKIDKERNVATVDTMGITREAGLDLMEEDDVKIGDYVLLHIGFIMNKLDEADALESLKVYSELVEKMDEQERQNLVEEDDNCPNRGK, from the coding sequence ATGTGCCTTTCAATTCCAAGCAAAGTTGTAAAGATAGATAAAGAGAGAAACGTAGCAACGGTAGATACTATGGGTATTACTCGTGAAGCAGGTTTGGATCTGATGGAAGAGGATGATGTAAAAATAGGGGATTATGTACTTTTACACATCGGTTTTATTATGAACAAGCTAGATGAAGCAGATGCTTTGGAGTCTTTAAAAGTATACAGCGAATTAGTTGAGAAGATGGATGAGCAAGAGCGGCAAAACTTGGTCGAAGAGGATGATAATTGTCCAAATAGAGGCAAATAA